Proteins encoded together in one Pogoniulus pusillus isolate bPogPus1 chromosome 18, bPogPus1.pri, whole genome shotgun sequence window:
- the DACT2 gene encoding dapper homolog 2, producing the protein MLLGTPRQGGWDRGRVGERLQAAVAGLQELQVLREKQRELVRAALAMPQQPAASGDQLLSAQSKEHRLEATLTALKEQLSRLRRQDVGLKSHLDQLDQRISELKLDVSKTSSEYLDSDSRPSSGFYDLSDGGSCSLSNSCTSVYSESISSSHTSLLPSSQHPKARLSVFDYRPKSADETTVHTTSFQQQGTCASDGYQIAASTDISGTPTRSRPRPVSTGDLERLVPPDKRFQKETDPKSVLPLYHDGDMHLLSMDPKFQNDLVSKNGIDMYLYPSPLHAVALQSPLFSLAGTSPEADLQAPPSKPMTSATGPSLIRTRPATEAKPGGYINKLLQLTRCKGNNRADASEWVSTKSQPATMHQRLIITPSTGGVKINSSSSQLEKQVSSLESNKAEGKLQRVLLEGECATQQETVHCVNEEQPSTWPDTEPSAVNNCYPAKSAGRGSPLAEATESSVECSSSSSQLYQEDSSLDTWNTKANPPRKHPVKRSGSTKLANTGGHERAARSEFVHAQFVPAESHHVRVKFASSKTKAVKIKRRNSEKVLRPGKQTVCMEKVRGSHGVAKLPAEWNQPQRPQGAKSLVRRPSYSGGVTGRSCSESSLFPVQVKLPTVPPRPELCRASANALYSLEAAGIDSANKKQQRKWQSTGEISAKTHLASVPSGLGLGAPKQPARRAGVLRTVSMRARSKSQRRGAYAKSESDHSEYSAECASLFHSTIAETSEGEVSDFTTNRFGDSESSESDSDGSSNSSSLALDYDEGDESELIWPEGSVRQSETVQASSKPLPPVPKICRIKASKALKKKIRRFQPASLKVMTMV; encoded by the exons ATGTTGCTGGGCACTCCGCGGCAGGGCGGCTGGGATCGCGGCCGAGTGGGTGAGAGGCTGCAGGCGGCCGTGGCTGGCCTCCAGGAGCTCCAGGTGCTGCGGGAGAAGCAGCGGGAGCTGGTGCGGGCCGCCCTGGCCATGCCGCAGCAGCCGGCGGCGAGCGGAGACCAGCTCCTGTCCGCCCAGAGCAAAGAGCACCGGCTGGAGGCCACACTCACCGCCCTGAAGGAGCAGTTG TCTCGTTTGAGGAGGCAGGATGTCGGCttgaaaagccacctggatcaGCTAGACCAGCGAATAAGTGAGCTGAAATTGGACGTCAGTAAGACCTCTAGTGAATACTTGGATAGTGACAGCCGACCCAGCTCAG GCTTCTATGACCTGAGTGATGGTGGCTCTTGCTCGCTCTCCAACTCCTGTACTTCTGTGTACAGTGAGTCTATCTCCTCTTCCCACACCAGTCTCTTGCCTAGCTCTCAACATCCTAAAGCAAGGCTCAGTGTGTTTGATTATCGACCCAAGTCTGCAGATGAAACTACTGTGCACACCACCAGCTTCCAACAGCagggaacctgtgccagtgatGGATATCAGATTGCAGCTAGCACAGACATCTCGGGGACTCCTACCAGGTCCCGACCAAGACCAGTTTCCACAG GTGACTTGGAAAGACTCGTTCCACCAGACAAAAGATTTCAGAAAGAGACAGATCCTAAATCTGTGTTGCCTCTGTACCATGATGGAGACATGCACTTGCTCAGCATGGACCCCAAATTCCAGAATGACTTGGTCTCCAAGAATGGTATCGATATGTATCTTTATCCAAGCCCCCTTCATGCGGTGGCTTTACAGAgtcctcttttctccctggctgGGACATCCCCAGAAGCagacctccaggctcctcccagTAAGCCCATGACTAGTGCAACAGGTCCCAGCTTAATTAGGACTAGGCCAGCCACTGAGGCCAAGCCAGGGGGCTACATCAATAAATTGCTGCAGCTGACAAGATGCAAAGGGAACAATCGGGCTGATGCCAGTGAGTGGGTTTCAACAAAGAGCCAGCCAGCCACAATGCACCAGAGACTCATTATAACCCCCAGCACTGGTGGAGTGAAAATTAACAGCAGCAGTAGCCAGCTGGAAAAACAAGTGAGTTCTCTGGAAAGTAACAAagctgaagggaagctgcagagagtgTTGCTGGAGGGGGAATGTGCCACGCAGCAGGAGACCGTGCACTGTGTGAATGAAGAGCAGCCGTCCACTTGGCCTGACACAGAGCCATCAGCTGTGAATAATTGTTATCCTGCCAAGTCAGCAGGAAGGGGATCTCCTTTGGCAGAAGCAACAGAAAGCAGTGTGGAGTGCAGTTCATCCAGCTCACAGCTGTACCAGGAAGACTCCAGCCTGGACACCTGGAACACTAAAGCCAACCCACCCAGAAAGCATCCTGTCAAAAGATCTGGCAGTACCAAGCTAGCTAATACTGGGGGTCATGAGCGAGCAGCAAGAAGTGAGTTTGTTCATGCTCAGTTCGTCCCTGCAGAATCCCACCATGTCCGGGTCAAGTTTGCCAGCTCCAAAACAAAGGCAGTGAAGATAAAGAGGAGGAACAGTGAAAAGGTACTACGGCCTGGGAAGCAAACAGTTTGCATGGAGAAGGTCAGAGGGTCCCATGGGGTTGCCAAGCTGCCTGCTGAGTGGAATCAACCCCAAAGACCACAGGGAGCGAAGAGCCTTGTGAGGAGACCTTCGTATTCTGGTGGTGTGACTGGCAGATCATGCTCAGAGTCTAGTCTGTTCCCTGTGCAGGTCAAACTCCCCACTGTGCCGCCCaggccagagctctgcagagcttcggCCAATGCACTGTATTCCCTCGAAGCAGCTGGTATAGACTCAGCCAACAAGAAGCAGCAGCGCAAATGGCAGTCCACAGGGGAGATCTCTGCCAAGACCCACTTGGCCAGCGTCCCTAGTGGACTTGGCTTGGGAGCTCCAAAGCAGCCAGCAAGGAGAGCTGGTGTCCTGCGCACTGTCAGTATGAGGGCTCGCTCCAAGAGTCAGCGCCGGGGAGCCTATGCCAAAAGTGAGTCAGACCACTCAGAGTACTCTGCAGAGTGTGCTTCCCTCTTTCACTCCACCATCGCAGAAACCAGTGAAGGGGAGGTCAGTGATTTCACGACTAACCGTTTTGGGGACAGTGAGTCCAGCGAA